Proteins encoded in a region of the Streptomyces sp. NBC_00310 genome:
- a CDS encoding DUF6397 family protein encodes MSGDTITQPITRTTTTEPGTPTTSSGAPAAAGATGRTLTPGRAARELGLKRSELDLAVQLGCLRTVVDDAGGGRRVTRAEIDRVRKEEGFPEALRERVEAVGSHAAAEILGVPTSRFMRLARLGLVTPVKWHLNRYRAVVWLYLAVELSQFVADGKNTQWLTGRIPEELRRQLDAGLDLRARNWRGRHLGFLLRQADNPWRRAAAPASLLDPIQVARTVQDPYERAHLTRHLPERADHGTPDSPAARITTRIMTADDPDEIEWLRTDLQQSLIEARAHRLAPRPRRKAPASTAAARHETPVVAARSAHSPQGGRRPGKPRPTAGTAPERRRGLLGWLRSGKH; translated from the coding sequence ATGTCCGGCGACACCATCACGCAGCCCATCACGCGCACCACGACCACCGAGCCCGGCACGCCCACCACGTCGAGCGGCGCCCCGGCAGCGGCCGGGGCGACCGGCCGCACCCTCACTCCGGGCCGTGCCGCCCGCGAACTGGGCCTGAAACGGAGCGAACTCGACCTCGCCGTACAACTGGGTTGCCTACGAACGGTCGTCGACGACGCGGGCGGAGGCCGTCGGGTCACCCGAGCGGAGATCGACCGGGTCCGTAAGGAGGAGGGCTTCCCGGAAGCTCTGCGGGAACGGGTCGAGGCCGTGGGCTCCCACGCGGCCGCCGAGATCCTGGGCGTGCCGACCTCTCGGTTCATGCGTCTGGCACGGCTGGGCCTGGTCACGCCGGTCAAGTGGCATCTCAACCGCTACCGCGCGGTGGTCTGGCTCTATCTGGCGGTCGAACTGAGTCAGTTCGTCGCCGACGGGAAGAACACCCAGTGGCTGACGGGCCGTATCCCGGAGGAACTGAGGCGTCAGCTCGACGCGGGGCTGGACCTGCGCGCACGGAACTGGCGAGGACGGCATCTCGGATTCCTGCTGCGGCAGGCCGACAACCCCTGGCGGCGCGCCGCCGCCCCAGCCTCCCTGCTCGATCCGATCCAGGTCGCGAGGACCGTCCAGGACCCCTACGAACGCGCCCACTTGACCCGCCACCTGCCCGAGCGGGCCGACCACGGCACCCCCGACTCGCCGGCCGCACGGATCACCACACGGATCATGACGGCGGACGACCCGGATGAGATCGAATGGCTACGGACGGACCTCCAGCAGTCCCTCATCGAGGCCCGCGCCCACCGACTCGCGCCGAGGCCACGCCGGAAAGCGCCGGCGTCGACCGCCGCCGCCCGACACGAGACACCCGTCGTGGCTGCGCGATCTGCGCACTCACCCCAGGGCGGGCGGCGTCCCGGGAAACCGCGGCCGACAGCGGGCACGGCTCCCGAGAGGCGACGCGGCCTGTTGGGATGGCTCCGGAGCGGAAAGCACTGA
- a CDS encoding DEAD/DEAH box helicase: MTLIDQLPRTADPDALYEAFESWAQERGLTLYPHQEEALIEVVSGANVIVSTPTGSGKSMIAAGAHFAALARDEVTFYTAPIKALVSEKFFELCKIFGTENVGMLTGDASVNADAPVICCTAEVLASIALRDGKHADVGQVVMDEFHFYAEADRGWAWQIPILELPQAQFILMSATLGDVSMFEKDLTRRTGRPTSVVRSATRPVPLSYEYVLTPMTETLTELLATKQAPVYIVHFTQAQAVERAQALMSINMCTREEKDRIAELIGNFRFTTKFGRNLSRYVRHGIGVHHAGMLPKYRRLVEKLAQAGLLKVICGTDTLGVGVNVPIRTVLFTALTKYDGNRVRTLRAREFHQIAGRAGRAGFDTAGYVVAQAPEHVIENEKALAKAGDDPKKRRKVVRKKAPEGFVGWTDNTFEKLIASDPEPLTSRFRVTHTMLLSVIARPGNAFEAMRHLLEDNHEPRKQQLRHIRRAIAIYRSLLDGGIVEKLDQPDAEGRIVRLTVDLQQDFALNQPLSTFALASFELLDPESPSYALDMVSVVESTLDDPRQILAAQQNKARGEAVAAMKADGVEYEERMERLQDVSYPKPLEELLFHAYNTYRKSHPWVGDHPLSPKSVIRDMYERAMSFTELTSYYELARTEGIVLRYLAGAYKALDHTVPDDLKSDDLEDLIAWLGEMVRQVDSSLLDEWEQLANPEVMTAEEAQERADQVKPVTSNARAFRVLVRNAMFRRVELAALDQVGELGELDAESGWDAERWGEAMDKYWDEYEELGTGPDARGPRLLMIEEEPQNGLWRVRQTFADPNGDHDWGISAEVDLAASDTEGRAVVKVTDVGQL; the protein is encoded by the coding sequence CGTGTCGACGCCCACCGGCTCCGGCAAGAGCATGATCGCGGCGGGCGCGCACTTCGCGGCCCTCGCCCGGGACGAGGTCACCTTCTACACGGCCCCGATCAAGGCGCTCGTCTCGGAGAAGTTCTTCGAGCTGTGCAAGATCTTCGGCACCGAGAACGTCGGCATGCTCACCGGCGACGCCTCCGTGAACGCCGACGCCCCCGTCATCTGCTGCACCGCCGAGGTACTGGCGTCCATCGCGCTGCGCGACGGCAAGCACGCCGACGTCGGCCAGGTCGTGATGGACGAGTTCCACTTCTACGCGGAGGCCGACCGCGGCTGGGCCTGGCAGATCCCGATCCTGGAGCTCCCGCAGGCACAGTTCATCCTGATGTCGGCGACGCTCGGCGACGTCTCGATGTTCGAGAAGGACCTCACCCGGCGCACCGGCCGGCCCACCTCGGTGGTCCGCTCGGCGACCCGCCCGGTGCCGCTCTCCTACGAATACGTGCTGACCCCGATGACGGAGACGCTCACGGAGCTGCTCGCCACCAAACAGGCTCCCGTGTACATCGTGCACTTCACGCAGGCGCAGGCCGTGGAGCGGGCACAGGCGCTGATGAGCATCAACATGTGCACGCGGGAGGAGAAGGACCGGATCGCCGAACTGATCGGCAACTTCCGCTTCACCACCAAGTTCGGCCGCAACCTCTCCCGTTACGTGCGGCACGGCATCGGTGTGCACCACGCCGGCATGCTGCCCAAGTACCGGCGTCTGGTGGAAAAGCTGGCACAGGCCGGTCTGCTGAAGGTCATCTGCGGCACGGACACGCTCGGCGTCGGCGTCAACGTCCCCATTCGCACCGTGTTGTTCACCGCCCTCACCAAGTACGACGGGAACCGGGTGCGGACGCTGCGGGCCCGTGAGTTCCACCAGATCGCGGGGCGTGCCGGGCGGGCCGGCTTCGACACCGCGGGCTACGTGGTGGCCCAGGCGCCCGAGCACGTCATCGAGAACGAGAAGGCGCTCGCCAAGGCCGGCGACGACCCGAAGAAGCGCCGCAAGGTGGTCCGCAAGAAGGCACCCGAGGGGTTCGTCGGCTGGACCGACAACACCTTCGAGAAGCTCATCGCCTCCGACCCGGAGCCGCTCACCTCCCGCTTCCGCGTCACCCACACGATGCTGCTGTCGGTGATCGCCCGGCCGGGCAACGCCTTCGAGGCGATGCGCCATCTGCTGGAGGACAACCACGAGCCGCGCAAGCAGCAGCTGCGGCACATCCGTCGGGCGATCGCGATCTACCGTTCGCTCCTCGACGGCGGCATCGTCGAGAAGCTCGACCAGCCGGACGCCGAGGGCCGCATCGTCCGGCTGACGGTCGATCTCCAGCAGGACTTCGCGCTCAACCAGCCACTGTCCACCTTCGCGCTGGCCTCGTTCGAACTGCTGGACCCGGAGTCCCCGTCGTACGCCCTCGACATGGTGTCGGTCGTCGAGTCGACGCTGGACGACCCGCGGCAGATCCTCGCCGCCCAGCAGAACAAGGCACGCGGTGAGGCCGTGGCCGCGATGAAGGCGGACGGGGTCGAGTACGAGGAGCGCATGGAGCGGCTCCAGGATGTCAGCTACCCCAAGCCGCTGGAGGAGCTGCTCTTCCACGCGTACAACACGTACCGCAAGAGCCACCCCTGGGTCGGCGACCATCCCCTCTCGCCGAAGTCCGTGATCCGGGACATGTACGAACGAGCCATGTCCTTCACGGAGTTGACCTCCTACTACGAGCTGGCCCGCACCGAGGGCATCGTGCTGCGCTACCTCGCCGGCGCCTACAAGGCCCTCGACCACACGGTCCCCGACGACCTGAAGTCGGACGATCTGGAGGACTTGATCGCCTGGCTCGGCGAGATGGTGCGTCAGGTCGACTCCAGTCTCCTCGACGAGTGGGAGCAACTGGCCAACCCCGAGGTGATGACCGCCGAGGAGGCCCAGGAGAGGGCCGACCAGGTCAAGCCGGTGACCTCCAACGCGCGTGCCTTCCGTGTCCTCGTCCGCAACGCCATGTTCCGCCGTGTCGAGCTGGCCGCCCTCGACCAGGTGGGTGAGCTGGGCGAGTTGGACGCCGAGTCCGGCTGGGACGCCGAGCGGTGGGGCGAGGCCATGGACAAGTACTGGGACGAGTACGAGGAGCTCGGCACCGGTCCCGACGCCCGTGGCCCGCGGTTGCTGATGATCGAGGAGGAGCCGCAGAACGGGCTGTGGCGCGTCCGCCAGACCTTCGCCGACCCGAACGGCGATCATGACTGGGGCATCAGCGCGGAGGTCGACCTCGCCGCCTCCGACACCGAGGGACGCGCCGTCGTCAAGGTCACCGACGTCGGTCAGCTGTGA
- a CDS encoding acyl-CoA thioesterase has protein sequence MTTNPAERLVDLLDLEQIEVNIFRGRSPQESLQRVFGGQVAGQALVAAGRTTEGDRPVHSLHAYFLRPGRPGVPIVYQVERVRDGRSFTTRRVTAVQQGRTIFNLTASFHKPEEGSFEHQLPPARKVPDPESLPTVTQEITEHLGTLPEQLERMARRQPFDIRYVDRLRWTAEEVENAEPRSAVWMRAVGPLGDDPLVHTCALTYASDMTLLDAVRIPVEPLWGPRGFDMASLDHAMWFHRPFRTDEWFLYDQESPIAVGGRGLARGRIYDLEGRLLVSVVQEGLFRKLGA, from the coding sequence ATGACCACCAACCCCGCCGAGCGGCTCGTCGACCTGCTCGACCTGGAGCAGATCGAGGTCAACATCTTCCGTGGGCGCAGCCCGCAGGAGTCCCTGCAGCGGGTCTTCGGCGGCCAGGTCGCCGGCCAGGCGCTGGTCGCCGCCGGGCGGACGACGGAGGGCGACCGGCCGGTGCATTCGCTGCACGCGTACTTCCTGCGCCCGGGCCGTCCGGGCGTGCCGATCGTGTACCAGGTCGAGCGAGTCCGCGACGGGCGGTCGTTCACCACGCGCCGGGTCACCGCCGTGCAGCAGGGCCGCACGATCTTCAATCTGACCGCCTCCTTTCACAAGCCTGAAGAGGGGAGCTTCGAGCACCAGCTGCCGCCCGCCCGGAAGGTGCCGGACCCCGAGTCGCTGCCGACGGTGACGCAGGAGATCACCGAGCATCTGGGCACGCTCCCCGAGCAGTTGGAGCGCATGGCCCGGCGTCAGCCCTTCGACATTCGGTATGTCGACCGGCTGCGCTGGACCGCCGAGGAGGTCGAGAACGCCGAGCCGCGCAGCGCGGTGTGGATGCGGGCCGTGGGCCCTCTGGGCGACGACCCTCTGGTGCACACCTGTGCGCTGACGTACGCCAGCGACATGACCCTTCTGGACGCCGTCCGTATCCCGGTCGAGCCCCTCTGGGGGCCCCGTGGCTTCGACATGGCGTCGCTGGACCACGCCATGTGGTTCCACCGGCCGTTCCGCACGGACGAGTGGTTCCTGTACGACCAGGAGTCCCCGATCGCGGTGGGCGGCCGCGGGCTGGCTCGTGGCCGCATCTACGACCTCGAGGGACGTCTGCTCGTGTCCGTCGTGCAGGAAGGGCTGTTCCGCAAGCTCGGCGCCTGA